Below is a genomic region from Chloroflexi bacterium ADurb.Bin180.
GGGTGATGGCGCCTGCGGGAATTAGGTCCTCGATCTTGCCCTCGGTCTGGTGCTTCACCCAGTCGTTGATCACCTGGTGGGCTGCCTCGGGAGCGCCGAAATCGAGCGTGCGCAGGCCGGCGTTGTAGTAGCGAGCCAGGGTGTCCAGAAAGGCCTGCTCGAAATGCAGGCCTTCCTGACCCCACAGCGCGTTGACGATCCTCAGGCGAAAGCGCTCCTCTTGCTTGACGGTGAGTCACCGCTTGCGCAGCGCCTGGTCGATGGCGTTAAAGGCGGCGTGCAGCGCGTCCTGTTGCGGCAGGCGCAGCACGTCCAGCATCTCTGCCTCGGTCTCGCCGGCGGCGCCGGCCAGGGTCATAGCCAGGGCCAGCGAGATGGAGTAGGGCGAGGTGAACTGGTTCTCGTTTTCATCAAAGAGCGCCCGGTACAGGCCCAGGGCAAAGGCGGTGTTGCCCGCCACCAGCTCTGGCACATCCGCCTCGGCCGATGGGTCGGGTTCGAGCCGCGGCACGTCCGAGCGCACCTCCTGCGCCTGGACCGCCGCCGGCAGGGACGGGGCACAGCCTGCCAGGGTCACGGCCAGCGCCAGACTGGCCAACACCATCTTAGGCCATTTTCTGCTCATCACGCACCTCCATCTTCGGCCTGGGCGGCGCTCAGCGCCAGGCCGGGATTGGGTTTCGTTCTTCCCATCAAGAACGGCGGGCCGGGCACCAATTCTGCCCTGCTGCCACACGGTGTTGTGGCAACACATTGTATCCACCCCATGGTCCCAGCTGAAGAGCCACTTTGTCCAAGAGTATGGGGATGGGTGCACGGATGCT
It encodes:
- a CDS encoding Serpin (serine protease inhibitor); amino-acid sequence: MSRKWPKMVLASLALAVTLAGCAPSLPAAVQAQEVRSDVPRLEPDPSAEADVPELVAGNTAFALGLYRALFDENENQFTSPYSISLALAMTLAGAAGETEAEMLDVLRLPQQDALHAAFNAIDQALRKR